GGCCCAGTCGCAAGATCAGACGCAGACACCAGGTCATGCACAGCCGCAAGATCAGGCGCGGACACCGGGTACCCGCCCCCCCACCGAGAGAACGGTCCGGCTCAATGCCCAGGTCCGGCAGGAACTGCCCTTCTCCAACACACAGGACTTCGAGGACGCCAGGCGCGGGTTCATTGGAACCGAGCCCGACCTCACCATCACGGACAAGGACGGCAATGTCGTCTGGAGCCTGAAGCCCTACCAGTTCATCCAGGGCCGGGAGGCGCCCCCCACCGTCAATCCCAGCCTGTGGCGGCAGGCCCAGCTCAACATGCAGAATGGCCTGTTCAAGGTCACCGACGGCATCTATCAGGTGCGAGGCTATGACTTGTCGGTGATGACCATCATCGAGGGCAAGACCGGAACCCTCGTCGTCGATCCGCTCATCACCGCGGAGACTGGCAGGGCGGCCTATGCCCTCTACGAGAAGCACCGGGGACAGCGGCCAGTTCGCGCCGTCATCTATACCCACAGCCATGTGGACCACTATGGAGGCGTGAAGGGCGTGGTGTCGGAGGCGGACGTGAAGGCAGGCAAGGTCAGGATTCTCGCTCCGGAGAACTTCCTCGAGTACGCCGTCAGCGAGAACGTCTACGCGGGCAACGCCATGAACCGCCGCTCCGTATATATGTATGGGCCGCTGCTCGACCGAGGGCCGGAGGGACAGGTGGACGCCGGCCTGGGAAAGACCACCTCCGCCAGGGGGACCGTGACGCTCATCCCTCCCACCGACACCATCCGCGAGACGGGCGACAAGCGGACCCTCGATGGGGTGGAACTGGTCTTCCTCATGGCACCGAACACCGAGGCGCCCACGGAGATGATGTTCTACCTCCCGAAGAAGAAGGCGCTGTGCGCAGCGGAGGACGCCACCCATACCCTCCACAACCTCTACACCCTGCGGGGCGCGGAGGTGCGCAGCGCCATGAACTGGTGGAAGTACCTCAACGAGGCCATCGACACCTACGGCGCCAAGGCCGAGGTCGTCTTCAGCTCCCACCACTGGCCGGTCTGGGGAAGGGAGCGGCTGGTGCCATACCTGGAGAAGCAGCGGGATGCGTACAAGTTCCTCAACGACCAGGCGCTGCACCTGATGAACCAGGGCTACACGATGAACGAGGTCGCCGAGGCCCTGAAGCTCCCGGATGGCCTGAGCCACGAGTGGTTCTTGCGTGGCTACTACGGCTCCGTGAATCACGACGCCAAGGCCGTGTATCAGAAATATCTCGGCTGGTACGACTCGAACCCCGCGCACCTGCATCCCCTGCCCCCCGAGCAGGCTGCCCGTCGTTACGTGGAGTTCATGGGAGGCGCCCAGTTGGTGATGGACAAGGCCCGGAACGCCTACGCGCAAGGCGACTACCGCTGGGTGGCGGAGGTGATGAACCACGTGATCTTCGCGGACCCAGACAACACCCAGGCACGCCACCTCCAGGCGGACGCGCTCGAGCAGCTGGGCTACCAGACGGAGAACGCCACCTGGCGCAACGAATACCTGACGGGAGCCTTCGAGCTCCGCCATGGAGTCCCCAGGACGCCGCACGTGCAGAGCAACAGCCCGGATACCCTCAGGGCGTTGCCCACGGACATGTACCTGGACTACCTCGGCATCCGGCTGAACGCTCGCAAGGCCCTCGGCCAGGAACTGGGCTTCCACCTGCGCTTCACCGATACCCGGGAGAACTACGCCCTCACCCTCCAGAACTCGGTGCTCGTCTATTCCACCAGGAAGCAGCTTCCCAGGCCGGATGCCACGCTCACCCTCACGCGCACGATCCTGGACGACATCAACCTGAAGAAGCTCACCTTCGACGAGGCCGTCTCCTCCGGGAAGATCAAGGTCCAGGGCGACGTACTGAAGTTCAAGGCACTGATGGAGATGCTGGACGACTTTGATCCGTCCTTCGACATCATCACGCCAGGCAAGCCACTGCCGGGCCAGGAACCGATGGGCGTGGGTGGAGCGGGTGGGCAGAAGCCATAGACGTCGAAGCTGACAACCGGTCCGGAGGGTGAATACCGGACAGCACGGCGGCGGATCAACATCAGTGGTTGGAATTCCGCCGCAGGGTGGCGACGGCCTTTCCGATGAGCCTTAAGTGTTGGCAATGAGCCGGGACGAGCGGGTCCACACCCTCGCCGCCGAGGCGCTCGCCGATGAGCGGCGCTATCTGCCCGCCGGGTCTTGAACGAAGACCACCCGGCGCGGCCAAGGGCTCACGCCAGATGGAGGTGCTCCAGCTCAGCTCTTGGCCGTCGGCGTCGCTGGTAC
Above is a window of Cystobacter fuscus DNA encoding:
- a CDS encoding alkyl/aryl-sulfatase, producing MKLALALPTAAKAQSQDQTQTPGHAQPQDQARTPGTRPPTERTVRLNAQVRQELPFSNTQDFEDARRGFIGTEPDLTITDKDGNVVWSLKPYQFIQGREAPPTVNPSLWRQAQLNMQNGLFKVTDGIYQVRGYDLSVMTIIEGKTGTLVVDPLITAETGRAAYALYEKHRGQRPVRAVIYTHSHVDHYGGVKGVVSEADVKAGKVRILAPENFLEYAVSENVYAGNAMNRRSVYMYGPLLDRGPEGQVDAGLGKTTSARGTVTLIPPTDTIRETGDKRTLDGVELVFLMAPNTEAPTEMMFYLPKKKALCAAEDATHTLHNLYTLRGAEVRSAMNWWKYLNEAIDTYGAKAEVVFSSHHWPVWGRERLVPYLEKQRDAYKFLNDQALHLMNQGYTMNEVAEALKLPDGLSHEWFLRGYYGSVNHDAKAVYQKYLGWYDSNPAHLHPLPPEQAARRYVEFMGGAQLVMDKARNAYAQGDYRWVAEVMNHVIFADPDNTQARHLQADALEQLGYQTENATWRNEYLTGAFELRHGVPRTPHVQSNSPDTLRALPTDMYLDYLGIRLNARKALGQELGFHLRFTDTRENYALTLQNSVLVYSTRKQLPRPDATLTLTRTILDDINLKKLTFDEAVSSGKIKVQGDVLKFKALMEMLDDFDPSFDIITPGKPLPGQEPMGVGGAGGQKP